Part of the Pseudomonas chlororaphis genome, TCGAGCCGTAAAATCTTCAAGTACATCCGTGAGCTGGACGAGACCCAACGCGGTTTGCGCTGATCGCTCACGCCCACTCCCCTTTGGGAGTTGCCTTTGTTGTGGCGAGGGAGCTTGCTCCCGCTCGGTCGGTACGACGCCTCGGGCGTAGCGACCGCATTGGGGCTACTGCGTAGCCCAACGGGAACAAGCTCCCTCGCCACAATGAGTTACACGAGCCTTGGCGCATTTCACGCACCGGTGCCACCCACGGTGATCGCATCGATCTTCAGGGTCGGCTGGCCAACGCCCACCGGCACCGATTGCCCATCCTTGCCGCACGTCCCCACGCCGCTGTCCAGCGACAGGTCGTTACCGACCATCGACACCTTGCTCATCGCCTCCGGCCCGTTGCCGATCAGGGTCGCGCCCTTGACCGGCGCGGTGATCTTGCCGTCTTCGATCAGGTACGCCTCGCTGGTGGAGAACACGAACTTGCCGCTGGTGATGTCCACCTGGCCGCCGCCGAGGTTGGCGCAGTAGATGCCTTTTTTCACCGAAGCGATGATTTCCGCCGGATCGCTCTGGCCGCCCAGCATGTAGGTGTTGGTCATGCGCGGCATCGGCAGGTGCGCGTAGGACTCGCGGCGACCGTTGCCGGTACGGGCGACGCCCATCAGGCGGGCATTGAGCTTGTCTTGCATGTACCCCTTGAGCACGCCGTTTTCGATCAGCGTGGTGCACTCGGTCGGGGTGCCTTCGTCGTCGACGCTCAGGGACCCGCGACGTCCGGCAAGGGTGCCGTCATCGACAATGGTGCAGAGTGTCGAGGCGACCTTTTCGCCCATGCGACCGCTGTAGGCCGAACTGCCTTTGCGGTTGAAGTCGCCTTCCAGGCCGTGGCCCACCGCTTCGTGCAGCAGCACGCCGGACCAACCGGAGCCCAGCACCACCGGCAGGGTTCCCGCCGGGGCCGCAATGGCCTCCAGGTTGACCAGTGCCTGGCGCAGCGCCTCGCGGGCATAGCCCATGGCGCGGTCCTCGTTGAGGAAGTAACGATAGTCGGTGCGCCCGCCACCGCCATGGCCGCCCCGCTCGCGGCGGCCGTTTTGCTCGACGATCACGCTGACGTTGAAACGCACCAGCGGCCGCACGTCCGCCGCCAGGCCGCCGTCGGTGGAGGCCACCAGGATCCGCTCCCAAACCCCGGCCATGCTCACCGACACCTGTTGGATGCGTGGATCGAGGGCGCGGGTGGCAACGTCGATGCGCTTGAGCAACTCGACCTTTTCGGCGCGCGTCATGACTTCCAGCGGGTTGTCCGGTGCGTACAGCTGCGCCACGTCCTGGCTGCTGAAGGCCTGGACCGTGCCGTTCTGTCCGGCCCGGGAAATCGAGCGGGCGGCACGGGCCGCGGCGCCCAAGGCCTCGAGGGTGATGGCATTGCTGTAGGCAAAACCGGTCTTTTCCCCGGACTGGGCACGCACGCCCACGCCCTGGTCAAGGTTGAAGCTGCCTTCCTTGACGATGCCGTCTTCCAGCGACCAGGACTCGGAAATCTGGCCCTGGAAATACAGGTCGGCCGCATCGATGCCCGGGCCGGCCAGATCGCCCAGCACGCCTTGCAGGCTTTCGAGGGTCACGCCACCGGGGGCTAGAAGGTGTTCACTGACTGAGGACAACAACCCGCTCATATGTTCTACGCCTTGAATTCGTCGTCTTGGACAGGCCGCTGTCGAGCGCCCTGCGAGAAAAAGCGCCGATGGCTGGCCACCGGCATGCGCGCCCGGATGGACGCCTGTTCGCTGCTGTCGCGCTCGGCCACCAGCACGGCCTCGCCTTGATCCTGTTGCGCCAGCACACGCCCCCACGGGTCGACAATCGCGGCATGGCCAAAGGTTTCCCGAGGCCCCGGGTGCACACCGCCCTGGGCGGCCGCCAGCACATAGCACTGGGTCTCGATGGCCCGGGCGCGAATCAGCACCTCCCAATGGGCCTCGCCCGTCACCGCGGTAAACGCCGAGGGCGCCGTGATCAGCTCGGCCCCGGCCGCCCGCAGCTCGCTGTAAAGCTCCGGGAAGCGCAAGTCGTAGCAGACCGTCAATCCCACCCGGCCCACCGGGGTATCGGCGACCACCACCTGGCCGCCATAAGCATAGTCGTCAGACTCACGGTAGCGACCGCGATTGTCCGCCACGTCCACATCGAACAGGTGCAGCTTGTCATAGCGCGCCACGATCTCACCCTGATCGTCGACCAGCAACGAACAGGCGTGGGCCTTGGCCTCGGGCCGGCCCGCCGGCGGCAACGGCAACGTGCCTGCGACAATCCATAACCTGAGGTCGCGGGCGACCTGTTTCAACCAGGGCAGGATCGGCCCCTGACCAATGGCCTCGGCACGGCCGATGTCGGCCACGTCCCGCCGCCCCATGGCCGCGAAATTCTCGGGCAGCACCGCCAGCCTTGCGCCACTGGCAGCTGCCTGCTCCAACAGCACATGGGCCCGC contains:
- the tldD gene encoding protease TldD (responsible for the proteolytic maturation of the E. coli pMccB17 plasmid-encoded microcin B17, an exported protein that targets the essential topoisomerase II DNA gyrase; degrades the E. coli plasmid F-encoded CcdA) codes for the protein MSGLLSSVSEHLLAPGGVTLESLQGVLGDLAGPGIDAADLYFQGQISESWSLEDGIVKEGSFNLDQGVGVRAQSGEKTGFAYSNAITLEALGAAARAARSISRAGQNGTVQAFSSQDVAQLYAPDNPLEVMTRAEKVELLKRIDVATRALDPRIQQVSVSMAGVWERILVASTDGGLAADVRPLVRFNVSVIVEQNGRRERGGHGGGGRTDYRYFLNEDRAMGYAREALRQALVNLEAIAAPAGTLPVVLGSGWSGVLLHEAVGHGLEGDFNRKGSSAYSGRMGEKVASTLCTIVDDGTLAGRRGSLSVDDEGTPTECTTLIENGVLKGYMQDKLNARLMGVARTGNGRRESYAHLPMPRMTNTYMLGGQSDPAEIIASVKKGIYCANLGGGQVDITSGKFVFSTSEAYLIEDGKITAPVKGATLIGNGPEAMSKVSMVGNDLSLDSGVGTCGKDGQSVPVGVGQPTLKIDAITVGGTGA
- a CDS encoding carbon-nitrogen hydrolase — protein: MPIAVIQMVSQSDVLANLARAHVLLEQAAASGARLAVLPENFAAMGRRDVADIGRAEAIGQGPILPWLKQVARDLRLWIVAGTLPLPPAGRPEAKAHACSLLVDDQGEIVARYDKLHLFDVDVADNRGRYRESDDYAYGGQVVVADTPVGRVGLTVCYDLRFPELYSELRAAGAELITAPSAFTAVTGEAHWEVLIRARAIETQCYVLAAAQGGVHPGPRETFGHAAIVDPWGRVLAQQDQGEAVLVAERDSSEQASIRARMPVASHRRFFSQGARQRPVQDDEFKA